Genomic DNA from Methanosarcina sp. MTP4:
ATTCACGATACACTAAACCTTCACCCGAAGATCGCCAGCATCCCTTTTATGCTATCAAACATCTCAAAGATCATCGGGGTGGTGGCGTTTGGTTCTCCCAGGGTTGAATTGGCATGTTCGGCCATGGAATCGGGGGATTCGAGGCTTTCGTTTATGCGTGCAAAACTTTCGTTGATGGAATCCGTGCTGACATTTGTTTCATTAACGCCCTGGGGTCCCGAGCCCATGACTACGAGAATCGAATCCACGGCTCTAACCCCGGAACCCGTTCCTTCCATGGTGGTAGCAAGGAAAGGGTAGTCTGAAACCCTGGACTCCAGGGTCCCGTCTATGAGCCTGAGGTTCAGGTCAAGCAGTTCCAGCATTGAGGTCAGGAAACGGAAATTCAGGTCCAGTCCCGGATCAAGGATTTCCGTAAAATTGATTTCAGGTGCGAAACCTGATACATTTGATACACTTGATACATTTATTTCTTCATCGGTTTCATTTTCGTTTTCGAAAACAATCTCTGCTGAAGCCGGAAACGCGATTGCTGTTGCTATAATTCCTGCGATTGCACACAGGCAAAACGCTTTAAACATGTCCATACAAGCGGCCCCCACCACTATTTTTGAAAATTTGTTTGCAACTTATTTACTATATTAAAATCAGAAAAAAGATTATATGAAGTAGAGGATTTATACAAATTTTTTATATAAGTTAGGTTTCCAACAGCCCCCTCATGAGGCATAATCCTCATCATAAACGCCACTTTTTCCCTAACATACTTCCAAATATGAGTAGGTTTCAATGTCTAAATAATCAATAATTTAAAAAAGAAGAAAAGCCTGAATTCAATTATAATATATATTACAAGTTCAATGAAAAAGTTTAAATTGTATATATTCAAATCAAAAATTATTAATCTGCTGTACAAATAAAACCAGGGTAACTCCTTCCAGATCCAACAATATCACTCTCCCTAAACTTGGAAATTCGAATCCAACCGGAACTGCGGGGAGTCAGGGACTAAACACATTAATAAATTTATGACAACTTACTTCTCAAACCCCAAAAGCAAAAATGCCCTGACCAGACGACCAATGGATAAGTTTTTACAGCCTGGATACAGAAAGCTGAAATCCAAAAAACGGAATCATATGGCTTTTCAAACATATTTTTAGAAAGTTGAATCGAAAAGTGCTCAAATCTACTTATGAAAAAAGTAAAAACCTTATATAACATTTCTTTTTTAAAAAAAAGATACTGATTCCCGAAATCTTTTTTTACAACGGAACAGAAACCCGATACAGGTGACCTTCTGCCAGAACACAACTCATTCTAAACAAACATAATTAGTCCGCTTGAGCGTAGCGAAACGGACCTCGTGCTCCCGAAGCGAAATTCGGGAGGCGAAGGATTTACATGTAAGATATGCATACAACGCACAAAAAACAAAAGTAAACACAAAAAACAAAAGTAAACACAAAAAACAAAAGTAAACACAAAAACAAAACATCGTATATAAAGTTCGACAGAGGTTTTAAAATGGTTGTATGGAAGGGAAAAAAAGCAATTTTACACACCAACATGGGTGACATCACAATTGAACTGTACGGGGATATGCCAATTACCGCAGGGAACTTCGCAAAACTCGTAAGCGAGGGTTTCTACAACGGCGTAATTTTCCACCGCGTAATTGACGGCTTCATGCTCCAGGGCGGAGATCCGACAGGCACGGGCATGGGCGGCCCGGGTTATGAAATTCCGGACGAGTTCACCAAAAACAACCGGAACGACAGGGGTACCATCTCCATGGCAAACGCAGGCCCCAACACCGGAGGCAGTCAGTTTTTCATCAACCTGGTTGACAACAACCACCTGAACAGAGGACACCCGGTTTTCGGGAAGGTCGTCGAAGGCATGGACGTAGTCGATAAGATCGGGAAAGTGAAGACCGGTCGCAACGACCGCCCCATGAGTGAAGTGAAGATCGAAAAAGCCGAGCTTGTTTAAGCTTCGGTTTTTTACTTCTCACTTTTTCTTTTTTTCTTTTTCAATTCTCGTCATCGTTTTCCATCTTCAATTCTTGTCTTCAGTTTTCTTTTTCAATTCTCGTCTTCAGTTTTCCGTCTTCAGCCCTTCTATTTTTACTCTCGTCCCCAGTTCGTCTTTTTCAATTTCCTTTTAACTTGACATTGTCAGATTAACCTCTTTTTCCAGATCATACTTTCATATTTCATCCAATTTCCCCTACAATTTAAAAAATTTATATTCTATATTTATTCTCAAATTCTATCTCTCTTAATTGAGAACCTTATCTTCTACAAATTTTCACCCATTTCCACCAGAATTATATACTTACCAGTATCGGGAACAAGAATTCAGCCCATTTCAATCAAATCTCAAATATTATGATCCTTTTAACCTGCTTAACCTTGCCCTAACTCTCATCTCATTATCCTGATTTATTTTCATGGCAAGTTGTGTAGCATTCATCACTTTCAGAGGATTATGAAACTTCATGATTTCAATGACAGCAGGAATTGAAATTTGATTGTGCAACTTTCTGAATTTCATCTGGTATGAGATCAAAATAAGCATTGCAAGCATTACCATCGCCATATGATGATGCCATGCATTCCAGCTTCTAACCATGTATTCATCCATTCCACAATTCTGTTTTGCGTCCTGAAACGCTCTCTCTACCCAGTATCTTGAACTCTGCATTTCTGCAAGCTTTTCAAGTGAAGTATTCTCTGCTGCATTGCAAAGTGAGTGTTTTACTTCCCCTGTTTTTGCATCTTTACTTATGAGAAGCCATAACGGCTTTTCACAAGGAAGCTCATTCTGCCTTCTCCAGACTTGTAAAGCTTTAAAATAGACTTTTTTGTGCCCTCTTTCCGTTTTTCTAACTTTGATCAGTTTCCATTTATCTCGTAAACTGGAAAGTGAACTAACTTTTACAGGAGAAGTATTCAACACTTTGGGTATAGTGGGAAGTCTTCCCCTTGATCCTTTTTTCTCAGGGATTCCAACAACTGGTTCTTCAAGATAAACCTGAGTATTAGAAGCTATATCCGCAACAAAGGTTATACTTCTGTTTTCAAGTTCAGTCAGTAACGTTGGATTTTCTCCATAAAACCCATCCATTGTGACA
This window encodes:
- a CDS encoding IS701 family transposase — protein: MHFDSCFQTKTRSCISKCIDYLKGLILLPSRRNLRKMAIYSSKRSDNQALSHFLSNSPWPYKNLLRSVRTKAIETIGPNGVIILDESGMKKSGNSSVGVSRQYCGNLGKVDNCQVGVFLAYFKGGKRTLIDFRLYLPENWVEDKERCLKAKIPPEKIRFQTKYELGLEMIDNAINEEIPFSYVTMDGFYGENPTLLTELENRSITFVADIASNTQVYLEEPVVGIPEKKGSRGRLPTIPKVLNTSPVKVSSLSSLRDKWKLIKVRKTERGHKKVYFKALQVWRRQNELPCEKPLWLLISKDAKTGEVKHSLCNAAENTSLEKLAEMQSSRYWVERAFQDAKQNCGMDEYMVRSWNAWHHHMAMVMLAMLILISYQMKFRKLHNQISIPAVIEIMKFHNPLKVMNATQLAMKINQDNEMRVRARLSRLKGS
- a CDS encoding peptidylprolyl isomerase; this encodes MVVWKGKKAILHTNMGDITIELYGDMPITAGNFAKLVSEGFYNGVIFHRVIDGFMLQGGDPTGTGMGGPGYEIPDEFTKNNRNDRGTISMANAGPNTGGSQFFINLVDNNHLNRGHPVFGKVVEGMDVVDKIGKVKTGRNDRPMSEVKIEKAELV